In Streptomyces sp. NBC_01551, one DNA window encodes the following:
- a CDS encoding MinD/ParA family protein: MTRTIVVHSHRGGTGKSSVLANLALLIAAEGRRVGVVDTDIQSPTLDLLFRLEPGFSLADYLLGRCEIEAAAQQVGVPGLYVVPARTGTAALRELMSTGYDVGLLPEGFDRLSQHLALDVLLLDTHAGLNNESVTAMASADVLMIMVRADRIDLTGVDETLALAGRLPCRRALVMSMAPHGVDRDEVCRRAEEAYDAPLAGILPYAPEMAALYGERIFAEAHPDHPLVGEFRTIISALDARDEVSRA, from the coding sequence ATGACCCGGACCATCGTGGTGCACTCGCACCGCGGCGGCACCGGAAAGTCCTCGGTGCTGGCGAACCTCGCGCTGCTGATCGCGGCCGAGGGGCGCCGGGTGGGGGTGGTCGACACCGACATCCAGTCGCCCACCCTGGACCTGCTGTTCCGGCTGGAGCCCGGCTTCTCGCTGGCCGACTACCTGCTCGGCCGGTGCGAGATCGAGGCCGCGGCCCAGCAGGTCGGTGTGCCCGGGCTGTACGTCGTACCGGCCCGGACCGGGACCGCCGCCCTGCGCGAGCTCATGTCCACCGGGTACGACGTGGGGCTGCTGCCGGAGGGCTTCGACCGGCTGTCGCAGCACCTCGCCCTCGACGTGCTGCTGCTGGACACGCACGCCGGACTCAACAACGAGTCGGTGACGGCCATGGCCAGCGCCGACGTACTGATGATCATGGTACGGGCGGACCGCATCGATCTCACCGGGGTCGACGAGACGCTCGCACTGGCCGGGCGGCTGCCCTGCCGGCGCGCCCTGGTCATGAGCATGGCCCCGCACGGCGTCGACCGGGACGAGGTCTGCCGGCGCGCCGAGGAGGCGTACGACGCCCCCCTGGCCGGAATCCTCCCCTACGCGCCGGAAATGGCCGCTCTGTACGGCGAACGCATATTCGCCGAAGCCCATCCCGACCACCCCCTGGTCGGTGAATTCCGCACCATCATCTCGGCGTTGGACGCACGTGACGAAGTATCACGCGCCTGA
- a CDS encoding xanthine dehydrogenase family protein molybdopterin-binding subunit, which translates to MTTVTGETTETVEAADTAQTTEATGTAEAAPYGNGVLGQPLDSREDPQLLRGEATYVADINLPGTAHMAILGSPVAHAKILSIDTKAAEQLPGVLKVATAADFTDVMPLPCIWIPGGVESHFPPHPYGLPGARPVLTGDTVRHVGDPIAVVVAETPRQAAAALSAIEVAYEPLPVVTLADEALKEGAPQLHEAVPGNLNAYWTCGDKDRTDAAIAVAEVTVELDLVNQRTINSPIEPRGAVGDYNAATGEYTLYASTQGPHNHRFLLSALVLGIPFNKLRVVAPTVGGSFGTKGYLYPDMALVLLLSKALGRPVKWVDTRTGLMNSTVQGRDHRQHVVLAGTRDGRITAVRATSYANLGAYPSTIGPGVATALMGRSISGMYDIDAAFCEVYAAFTNTVSLGAQRGSGRAEAAFLMERLVDRYACEIGMDPAAVRRKNLVPKEKFPYDNGLGWTYDSGNYQLNFDRAMELSDYAGMPARKAEARARGKRLGVGIASYVAICGVGPSTRMSKEGMLGGTWESANIRVHPTGEVTVTVGSASTGQSHGTVFAQVAADELGIDPAQVQVYEGDTLKAPYGQGTYGSRSYSMAAPAVALTARKLKAKLVKAGAVFLGVPEDKVVYEGGKVYEDGNPENTKTFAELAMAMWYGWGLPPEIEPALDETTHFDPPDFNYPFGTHVAVVEIDELTGETEVVAYTAVDDAGNIGNPKVVLGQIEGSIMHGLGQALMEHAVYDENGLLVSSDLTRYALPRAFDAPFFTLDKTTTPSPHNPLGAKGAGEIATVPPAAAVVNAVVDALSDLGVRHIDMPVTPEKVWRRLRGEAQ; encoded by the coding sequence ATGACCACAGTGACGGGGGAGACCACGGAGACCGTGGAGGCTGCGGACACCGCGCAGACCACTGAGGCCACGGGGACCGCTGAGGCCGCGCCCTACGGCAACGGAGTGCTCGGTCAGCCGCTCGACAGCCGCGAGGACCCGCAGCTGCTGCGCGGCGAGGCCACGTACGTCGCCGACATCAACCTGCCCGGCACCGCCCACATGGCCATCCTCGGCAGCCCGGTGGCCCACGCGAAGATCCTCTCCATCGACACCAAGGCCGCCGAGCAGCTGCCCGGCGTGCTCAAGGTGGCCACCGCGGCCGACTTCACCGACGTCATGCCGCTGCCCTGCATCTGGATACCCGGCGGGGTCGAGAGCCACTTCCCGCCCCACCCCTACGGACTTCCCGGCGCCCGCCCCGTCCTGACCGGTGACACCGTCCGGCACGTCGGCGACCCCATCGCGGTCGTCGTCGCCGAGACCCCCCGCCAGGCCGCCGCCGCGCTCTCGGCCATCGAGGTCGCGTACGAGCCGCTGCCCGTGGTCACGCTGGCCGACGAAGCCCTCAAGGAGGGCGCGCCCCAGCTCCACGAGGCCGTTCCCGGCAACCTGAACGCGTACTGGACCTGCGGCGACAAGGACCGCACCGACGCGGCCATCGCCGTCGCCGAGGTCACGGTGGAGCTGGACCTGGTGAACCAGCGCACCATCAACAGCCCCATCGAGCCCCGCGGCGCGGTCGGCGACTACAACGCCGCCACCGGCGAGTACACGCTGTACGCCTCCACCCAGGGCCCGCACAACCACCGCTTCCTGCTCTCCGCGCTGGTCCTCGGCATCCCCTTCAACAAGCTCCGCGTCGTCGCCCCGACCGTCGGCGGCAGCTTCGGCACCAAGGGGTACCTGTACCCCGACATGGCGCTGGTCCTGCTGCTCTCCAAGGCGCTCGGCCGGCCCGTGAAGTGGGTCGACACCCGTACCGGGCTGATGAACTCCACCGTCCAGGGCCGCGACCACCGCCAGCACGTGGTGCTCGCCGGCACCCGCGACGGCCGCATCACCGCCGTGCGCGCCACCAGCTACGCCAACCTCGGCGCCTACCCCTCCACCATCGGCCCCGGTGTCGCCACCGCCCTGATGGGACGCTCCATCAGCGGCATGTACGACATCGACGCGGCCTTCTGCGAGGTGTACGCCGCCTTCACCAACACCGTCTCGCTCGGCGCCCAGCGCGGCAGCGGGCGAGCCGAGGCCGCGTTCTTGATGGAGCGCCTGGTCGACCGGTACGCCTGCGAGATCGGCATGGACCCGGCGGCCGTACGGCGCAAGAACCTGGTGCCGAAGGAGAAGTTCCCGTACGACAACGGCCTCGGCTGGACGTACGACTCCGGGAACTACCAGCTGAACTTCGACCGGGCCATGGAACTGTCGGACTACGCCGGCATGCCCGCCCGCAAGGCGGAGGCCCGCGCCCGCGGCAAGCGCCTCGGCGTCGGCATCGCCAGCTACGTCGCCATCTGCGGCGTCGGCCCCTCCACCCGGATGTCCAAGGAGGGCATGCTCGGCGGCACCTGGGAGAGCGCGAACATCCGCGTCCACCCGACCGGCGAGGTCACCGTCACCGTCGGCTCCGCCTCCACCGGCCAGAGCCACGGCACCGTCTTCGCGCAGGTCGCCGCCGACGAGCTCGGCATCGACCCGGCGCAGGTCCAGGTGTACGAGGGCGACACGCTCAAGGCCCCGTACGGGCAGGGCACCTACGGCTCGCGTTCCTACAGCATGGCCGCGCCCGCCGTCGCCCTCACCGCCCGCAAGCTCAAGGCGAAGCTGGTCAAGGCCGGCGCCGTGTTCCTCGGCGTCCCCGAGGACAAGGTCGTCTACGAGGGCGGCAAGGTCTACGAGGACGGCAACCCGGAGAACACCAAGACCTTCGCCGAGCTGGCGATGGCCATGTGGTACGGCTGGGGTCTGCCGCCCGAGATCGAGCCGGCCCTCGACGAGACCACCCACTTCGACCCGCCCGACTTCAACTACCCCTTCGGGACCCACGTCGCGGTCGTCGAGATCGACGAACTCACCGGCGAGACCGAGGTGGTGGCCTACACCGCCGTCGACGACGCCGGGAACATCGGCAACCCGAAGGTGGTCCTCGGCCAGATCGAGGGCAGCATCATGCACGGCCTCGGCCAGGCACTGATGGAGCACGCCGTCTACGACGAGAACGGGCTGCTCGTCAGCTCCGACCTCACCCGCTACGCCCTGCCGCGGGCCTTCGACGCGCCGTTCTTCACCCTCGACAAGACGACCACGCCCTCCCCGCACAACCCGCTCGGGGCCAAGGGCGCCGGCGAGATCGCCACCGTGCCGCCCGCCGCGGCCGTCGTCAACGCCGTCGTCGACGCCCTCTCCGACCTGGGCGTCCGGCACATCGACATGCCCGTCACCCCCGAGAAGGTCTGGCGCCGCCTGAGAGGGGAAGCCCAGTGA
- a CDS encoding type 1 glutamine amidotransferase domain-containing protein codes for MKILVVMTAKATLHLLDGEQHPSGFWAEEFVVPYTLFKAAGHTVDVATIGGQAPTVDQTSIDPQFLQWVRPQGSPNEDEANAAAYVRVIGDTPQLNDPIALETLGEKDIADYDGIYVSGGHGAIGDLPKSDELAQILRWAIAQDKPLATVCHGHTSLLALRDGEGRWPFEGYRMTAFSHAEELVTNMAGRLPLILEVELTRLGARYEKAEAIWDSHVVVDRKLTTGQNPYSSKALAETFLSQLAKG; via the coding sequence ATGAAGATTCTCGTCGTCATGACGGCCAAGGCAACGCTCCATCTCTTGGACGGGGAACAACACCCCTCGGGATTCTGGGCCGAGGAATTCGTGGTTCCTTATACGCTCTTCAAGGCCGCCGGCCACACCGTGGACGTGGCGACGATCGGGGGACAGGCGCCCACGGTCGACCAGACCAGCATCGACCCCCAGTTCCTCCAGTGGGTCCGCCCCCAGGGCTCGCCCAACGAGGACGAGGCCAACGCGGCCGCATACGTCCGCGTCATCGGGGACACCCCGCAGCTGAACGACCCGATCGCCCTGGAGACCCTGGGCGAGAAGGACATCGCCGACTACGACGGCATCTACGTCAGCGGTGGCCACGGCGCCATCGGCGACCTGCCCAAGTCCGACGAGCTCGCCCAGATCCTGCGGTGGGCCATCGCCCAGGACAAGCCGCTGGCCACCGTCTGCCACGGACACACCTCGCTGCTCGCGCTCCGCGACGGTGAGGGCCGGTGGCCGTTCGAGGGCTACAGAATGACCGCCTTCTCCCACGCCGAGGAACTGGTCACCAACATGGCCGGCCGCCTCCCGCTGATCCTGGAGGTCGAGCTCACCCGGCTCGGCGCCCGGTACGAGAAGGCCGAAGCGATCTGGGACTCCCACGTGGTCGTGGACCGCAAGCTCACCACCGGCCAGAACCCGTACTCCTCCAAGGCCCTCGCCGAGACCTTCTTATCGCAGCTCGCGAAGGGCTAG
- a CDS encoding NADPH-dependent F420 reductase has product MRLGIIGTGRIGSTLARIVVAAGHEVVLANARGPLSIGPLLAELGPAASAAHPAEAADRSELLVLMVPFDSVQGLLPQDAVRSAVLVDATNAFSGPGNPRELGGRGSSELVAEWYPGARVVKSLNTMHFETLAVAGTDPGRKESQRLAHFVAGDDGKAKEIVAGVITDLGFAPVDTGPLHSGGILQQPGGPLFNRPLTEAQALAWISH; this is encoded by the coding sequence ATGCGATTGGGCATCATCGGCACAGGGCGGATCGGTTCGACCCTCGCCCGGATCGTGGTGGCGGCAGGTCACGAGGTCGTCCTCGCGAACGCCCGCGGCCCCCTCAGTATCGGCCCGCTGCTGGCCGAACTCGGGCCGGCGGCCTCGGCGGCGCACCCCGCCGAGGCGGCGGACCGGAGCGAACTGCTGGTGCTGATGGTGCCCTTCGACAGCGTCCAGGGCCTGCTGCCCCAGGACGCCGTGCGCAGCGCCGTGCTCGTCGACGCGACGAACGCCTTCAGCGGCCCGGGCAACCCCCGGGAGCTGGGTGGGCGCGGCTCCAGCGAACTCGTCGCCGAGTGGTATCCCGGCGCGCGGGTCGTGAAATCCCTGAACACCATGCATTTCGAGACACTCGCCGTCGCCGGAACCGATCCCGGCCGAAAAGAGTCACAGCGCCTGGCCCATTTCGTGGCCGGCGACGACGGGAAAGCCAAGGAAATCGTCGCGGGGGTCATCACGGATCTCGGATTCGCTCCCGTGGACACCGGTCCGCTGCACTCCGGGGGAATTCTCCAGCAGCCCGGCGGGCCCCTCTTCAACCGGCCGCTCACGGAAGCGCAGGCGCTCGCATGGATCTCACACTGA
- a CDS encoding aldehyde dehydrogenase — protein sequence MTKRELSGPPLANPGKLFIGGKWVPSQDGRTEPDISPVDGQEIVPVAQATAADADAAVAAARTAYEEGPWSRLSAQERALRLNRVGELIERDLEEIALLETVDMGKPFAFSSTVDAPMAAQLMHYYAGAVTRVDGSSRAPAGGQLAYTLREPLGVVCAITPFNFPLLLSMTKIAPALAAGNTVVHKPSPATPLTALKIAELFQEAEIPDGVLNVVTGPGVELGQTLSDHPDIDKIAFTGSTVVGQSIIRKSAGTLKKVTMELGGKSANIVFADADLDAAEELAFFGIYYNKGEICTAGSRLLLQRPVHDEMVERLVRRASALKPGDPRDPATLFGPLAHRGQFDKVSSYIEVGEKEGAVLRTGGTGWTPEGASSEGLYFLPTIFTGVDNSMRIAQEEIFGPVLSIIPFDTEEDAVRIANDSAYGLAAGVHTKDLRRAHRVASQIKAGTVWVNCYNQYDPSVPYGGYKASGFGRECGPESLESYTQTKSVWIGMD from the coding sequence ATGACCAAGCGTGAGCTGAGCGGCCCGCCCCTCGCCAACCCCGGCAAGCTCTTCATCGGCGGCAAATGGGTCCCGTCCCAGGACGGCAGGACCGAGCCGGACATCAGCCCCGTGGACGGACAGGAGATCGTGCCGGTGGCCCAGGCCACCGCCGCTGACGCGGACGCGGCCGTGGCCGCCGCCCGCACGGCGTACGAGGAGGGTCCGTGGAGCAGACTGTCCGCCCAGGAACGCGCGCTGCGGCTGAACCGGGTCGGTGAGCTGATCGAGCGGGACCTGGAGGAGATCGCCCTGCTGGAGACGGTGGACATGGGCAAGCCGTTCGCCTTCTCCAGCACGGTCGACGCCCCCATGGCCGCGCAGCTGATGCACTACTACGCCGGCGCGGTCACCCGCGTCGACGGCTCCTCGCGGGCCCCGGCCGGCGGGCAGCTCGCGTACACCCTGCGCGAACCGCTGGGCGTCGTCTGCGCGATCACCCCGTTCAACTTCCCGCTGCTGCTGTCGATGACGAAGATCGCGCCGGCTCTCGCGGCGGGGAACACGGTCGTCCACAAGCCCTCCCCGGCGACCCCGCTCACGGCGCTGAAGATCGCCGAGCTCTTCCAGGAGGCGGAGATCCCGGACGGGGTGCTGAACGTGGTCACCGGGCCCGGCGTGGAGCTGGGCCAGACCCTCAGCGACCACCCGGACATCGACAAGATCGCCTTCACCGGGTCCACCGTCGTGGGCCAGTCGATCATCCGCAAGTCGGCCGGCACCCTGAAGAAGGTGACGATGGAACTCGGCGGCAAGTCCGCCAACATCGTCTTCGCCGACGCCGACCTCGACGCCGCCGAGGAGCTCGCGTTCTTCGGCATCTACTACAACAAGGGCGAGATCTGCACCGCCGGCTCCCGCCTGCTGCTCCAGCGCCCCGTCCACGACGAGATGGTCGAGCGCCTGGTGCGCCGGGCCTCCGCCCTCAAGCCCGGCGACCCGCGCGACCCGGCCACCCTGTTCGGCCCGCTGGCCCACCGCGGCCAGTTCGACAAGGTGAGCTCGTACATCGAGGTCGGCGAGAAGGAAGGCGCCGTCCTGCGCACCGGCGGCACCGGCTGGACGCCCGAGGGCGCTTCCTCCGAAGGCCTGTACTTCCTGCCGACGATCTTCACGGGCGTCGACAACTCGATGCGGATCGCCCAGGAGGAGATCTTCGGCCCGGTCCTGTCGATCATCCCCTTCGACACGGAGGAGGACGCCGTACGCATCGCCAACGACAGCGCGTACGGCCTCGCCGCCGGTGTCCACACCAAGGACCTGCGGCGCGCCCACCGGGTCGCCTCGCAGATCAAGGCCGGAACGGTCTGGGTCAATTGCTACAACCAGTACGACCCCTCCGTGCCGTACGGCGGCTACAAGGCCTCCGGGTTCGGCCGCGAATGCGGGCCCGAATCCCTGGAGAGCTACACCCAGACCAAGTCGGTCTGGATCGGCATGGACTGA
- a CDS encoding PP2C family protein-serine/threonine phosphatase, with amino-acid sequence MPSTTVIILDQYPPPPPQLFDALRSMDAELVTRTLPDLLYGDTEELPVADVLLVPAESDGESVRTAVRRLRRWAGAPIVVVWTVTEFAALEGHVRLGHDYLVPPFLPALVGARLHSCSERAGLGRTLREADARAELMGYEKELEIGREIQAGFLPESLPVPEGWEIDVRFRPARQVAGDFYDVFEISRGRRLAVVVADVCDKGVGAALFMALIRSLLRHTAENSGLQHLMAAGRTGGSRRTPVVGATPLLNAVTATNGYLTRNHLRQGYFATLFFGVLDPLTGSLVYINGGHNPPLLLRADGSDPVPLDVTGPAVGVLPDCVYTLGYAQLNPGDTLFVFTDGVPEARCPNGSFLGDERMLDLLAGPPVSGKDVVDRIDLAVREHTGTAEQHDDVTMLALHRPRAARGPRASGAGHRVVA; translated from the coding sequence ATGCCCTCCACGACCGTGATCATCCTCGACCAGTACCCGCCTCCGCCGCCGCAGCTGTTCGACGCGCTGCGGTCGATGGACGCGGAGCTCGTCACCCGCACCCTGCCGGACCTGCTGTACGGCGACACGGAGGAGCTGCCCGTCGCGGACGTGCTGCTCGTACCCGCCGAATCCGACGGGGAGTCGGTACGCACGGCCGTCCGCCGGCTGCGCCGCTGGGCCGGGGCGCCCATCGTGGTCGTCTGGACCGTGACGGAGTTCGCCGCCCTGGAGGGGCACGTCCGCCTCGGTCACGACTACCTCGTACCGCCGTTCCTGCCCGCCCTGGTCGGGGCCCGGCTGCACAGCTGCTCGGAGCGCGCCGGACTCGGCCGCACCCTGCGCGAGGCCGACGCCCGGGCCGAGCTCATGGGGTACGAGAAGGAACTGGAGATCGGCCGGGAGATCCAGGCCGGGTTCCTGCCCGAATCGCTGCCGGTCCCGGAGGGCTGGGAGATCGACGTACGGTTCCGGCCGGCCCGACAGGTCGCCGGGGACTTCTACGACGTCTTCGAGATCTCCCGGGGCCGCCGGCTCGCGGTCGTCGTCGCCGACGTCTGCGACAAGGGGGTCGGCGCCGCGCTCTTCATGGCGCTCATCCGCTCCCTGCTGCGGCACACCGCCGAGAACAGCGGCCTCCAGCACCTGATGGCGGCCGGGCGCACCGGCGGCAGCCGGCGCACCCCGGTCGTGGGCGCCACCCCGCTGCTCAACGCGGTCACCGCCACCAACGGCTACCTCACCCGCAACCACCTGCGGCAGGGCTACTTCGCCACCCTGTTCTTCGGGGTGCTCGACCCGCTCACCGGCAGCCTGGTCTACATCAACGGCGGCCACAACCCGCCGCTGCTGCTGCGCGCCGACGGCAGCGACCCCGTCCCGCTGGACGTCACCGGGCCGGCCGTCGGAGTCCTGCCCGACTGCGTCTACACCCTCGGCTACGCCCAGCTCAATCCCGGGGACACGCTCTTCGTGTTCACGGACGGGGTCCCCGAGGCCCGCTGCCCCAACGGCAGCTTCCTCGGCGACGAACGGATGCTGGACCTGCTCGCCGGTCCGCCGGTGAGCGGCAAGGACGTGGTCGACCGGATCGACCTGGCGGTGCGCGAGCACACCGGCACCGCCGAACAGCACGACGACGTCACCATGCTGGCCCTGCACCGGCCACGTGCGGCGCGGGGGCCGCGCGCGAGCGGTGCCGGGCATCGGGTGGTGGCGTAG
- a CDS encoding (2Fe-2S)-binding protein produces the protein MDLTLNVNGRPEKFTAQPNELLVERLREGLGLTGTKVGCDTGQCGSCVVRLDGRSVKSCLVLTAAAAGSEVTTIEGVTTTGGELTGLQEALRQEHGTQCGFCTPGMVMSLGELVDSTADGDAPTEPEIREWLTGNLCRCTGYHSVVRGVQRACEASRAEVPAGSPASTAVGQEV, from the coding sequence ATGGATCTCACACTGAATGTAAACGGAAGACCCGAGAAATTCACGGCGCAGCCGAACGAGCTGCTCGTGGAGCGCCTGCGCGAGGGCCTCGGGCTGACCGGCACCAAGGTCGGCTGCGACACGGGCCAGTGCGGGTCCTGCGTGGTGCGGCTCGACGGCCGGTCCGTCAAGAGCTGCCTCGTCCTCACCGCGGCGGCCGCCGGCTCCGAGGTGACCACCATCGAGGGAGTCACCACCACCGGTGGTGAGCTCACCGGCCTCCAGGAGGCCCTGCGCCAGGAACACGGCACCCAGTGCGGGTTCTGCACCCCCGGCATGGTCATGTCGCTCGGTGAACTCGTCGACTCCACCGCCGACGGCGATGCCCCCACGGAGCCCGAGATCCGCGAGTGGCTCACCGGCAACCTGTGCCGCTGCACCGGCTACCACAGCGTCGTCCGCGGAGTGCAGCGCGCCTGCGAGGCCTCGCGCGCCGAGGTGCCCGCCGGTTCCCCGGCGTCCACCGCCGTCGGACAGGAGGTGTGA